The Paenibacillus sp. FSL R7-0204 genome includes a region encoding these proteins:
- a CDS encoding YjjG family noncanonical pyrimidine nucleotidase, with amino-acid sequence MKYECILFDADDTLFDYGMAESHALSHTFAHFGLPTGAQEYAASYQEINHALWKDFEQGLITSAALRVERFNRLFAARQLTFKPEEFSEAYLRFLGEGTFLIQGAAELCGELAGCRLAVITNGISDVQHARIKSSPLSGVFEAVIVSEETGYQKPETGIFDYAFAKLNLSDRRKVLIVGDSLTSDIRGGNNYGIDTCWFNPLDKPGDSEIVPTYEIRSLDELVEIVNRA; translated from the coding sequence ATGAAATACGAATGTATCTTATTTGATGCCGATGATACACTGTTCGATTATGGAATGGCCGAGAGTCACGCTTTGAGCCATACCTTCGCCCACTTCGGGCTGCCGACAGGCGCGCAGGAGTATGCCGCCAGCTACCAGGAGATTAACCATGCCTTATGGAAGGATTTCGAGCAAGGCTTAATCACCTCTGCCGCCCTGCGGGTGGAACGGTTCAACCGCCTGTTTGCCGCCCGTCAGCTCACCTTCAAGCCGGAGGAATTCAGTGAAGCATACCTGCGCTTCCTCGGGGAGGGCACCTTCCTGATTCAAGGGGCTGCCGAGCTCTGCGGCGAGCTTGCCGGGTGCAGGCTGGCAGTAATTACGAATGGAATCAGCGATGTGCAGCATGCCCGGATTAAGAGCTCCCCGCTTAGCGGGGTATTCGAGGCGGTGATTGTATCGGAAGAGACGGGCTACCAGAAGCCGGAGACGGGGATTTTTGATTATGCTTTTGCCAAGCTTAATCTGTCCGATAGACGCAAGGTGCTGATCGTCGGAGACTCCCTGACCTCGGATATCCGCGGCGGGAACAATTACGGCATCGATACGTGCTGGTTCAATCCGCTGGACAAGCCTGGTGATTCTGAGATAGTGCCCACCTATGAAATCCGCAGTCTGGACGAGCTGGTGGAGATCGTGAACCGTGCGTAA
- a CDS encoding pirin family protein, whose translation MIKIYPAASAHQFDHGWLKGSHVFSFGDFYDPDNTAFGPMRVCNDDTIAPGKGFGAHPHSDMEIVSIVLSGVLRHEDNLGNVAQTSFGGIQRMSAGTGAIHTEHNPSNSEPVRLLQLWFMPKARGTAPSYATGRFDPAKLEGRLLPVVAAEASEEIVGIAQDMTIYLGKAESGGQLDFRQEPGRRSFVYLVEGQLTLNGEDVLKPGDSARIEDIAQLELKADEHILVMVIDLP comes from the coding sequence TTGATTAAAATCTACCCTGCTGCGTCTGCGCACCAGTTCGATCACGGCTGGCTGAAGGGCAGTCATGTCTTCTCCTTCGGGGATTTCTATGATCCCGACAACACGGCCTTTGGGCCGATGCGCGTCTGTAACGATGATACGATCGCTCCGGGAAAAGGCTTCGGCGCCCACCCGCACAGTGATATGGAGATTGTCTCGATTGTGCTGTCCGGCGTGCTTCGTCATGAGGACAACCTCGGTAATGTCGCGCAGACGTCCTTCGGCGGCATCCAGCGGATGTCGGCCGGGACCGGTGCGATTCATACGGAGCATAACCCTTCGAACAGTGAGCCGGTCCGCCTGCTTCAGCTATGGTTCATGCCCAAGGCCCGGGGGACGGCTCCCTCCTATGCAACCGGACGCTTCGATCCGGCCAAGCTTGAAGGACGCCTGCTTCCGGTAGTAGCGGCCGAAGCGTCGGAGGAGATTGTCGGTATTGCCCAGGATATGACGATTTATCTGGGGAAGGCCGAGTCGGGAGGGCAACTGGATTTCCGTCAGGAGCCGGGGCGGCGCAGCTTTGTGTATCTGGTCGAAGGACAGCTTACCCTGAACGGGGAGGATGTGCTGAAGCCGGGCGATTCGGCTAGAATCGAGGACATAGCGCAGCTGGAGCTGAAGGCGGATGAGCATATACTGGTCATGGTGATTGATCTGCCTTAA
- a CDS encoding peptidylprolyl isomerase has translation MCLMLVILAGCGNKPVNNNAAGNGNSSTGAGSEATAAPQESTAATEGVPSATASHPVVTIEMDNGAVIKAELYPEVAPNTVNNFISLINKGFYDGTIFHRVIPGFMIQGGDPDGTGMGGPDYSIAGEFNNNGFTNNLLHTEGVLSMARSQDMNSAGSQFFIMAAAYPSLDGDYAAFGKVTEGLEAVQAIVSLPRGKNDRPDQPPVMKKVTVDTLGVTYPEPQKAQ, from the coding sequence ATGTGCCTGATGCTCGTCATTCTGGCGGGCTGCGGCAACAAGCCAGTGAATAATAATGCCGCCGGTAATGGTAACAGCAGTACCGGGGCAGGCAGTGAGGCCACAGCAGCACCGCAGGAGAGCACCGCTGCTACAGAAGGCGTGCCTTCAGCCACAGCCAGTCATCCGGTGGTTACGATTGAGATGGATAACGGTGCTGTAATTAAGGCTGAGCTGTACCCCGAGGTTGCCCCCAATACGGTCAACAACTTCATTTCATTGATCAATAAGGGCTTCTACGACGGAACCATCTTCCACAGGGTCATTCCAGGCTTCATGATCCAGGGCGGGGACCCGGATGGCACAGGAATGGGCGGACCGGACTACAGCATTGCCGGAGAATTCAATAATAACGGCTTCACCAATAATCTGTTGCATACAGAAGGCGTGCTGTCCATGGCAAGAAGCCAGGATATGAACTCTGCCGGCTCCCAGTTCTTCATTATGGCCGCAGCTTATCCAAGCCTTGACGGCGATTACGCTGCCTTTGGCAAGGTTACTGAAGGACTCGAAGCGGTCCAGGCCATCGTCAGTCTGCCGCGTGGCAAGAATGACCGTCCGGATCAGCCGCCGGTAATGAAGAAGGTCACCGTTGATACCCTTGGCGTTACTTATCCCGAGCCGCAGAAAGCTCAATAA
- a CDS encoding AAC(3) family N-acetyltransferase, with translation MHTRTSLMKQLERMGINPQGTLLVHSSFKSIGEVEGGADTVLDVLSEYMKEGLLVLPTHTWSYIDGQNPRFSVLESPVCVGILPELFRKRPNVIRSWHPTHSVAALGRDAAVFTAGDERWDTPCARGSVYGKLLDRGAEIMLLGVDLRRNTFIHGIEEWVDIPGRMTDGHEALYTVTPAGEEIAVPSRRHCGLSWSQHFWKVESVLEDGGAMRRGSFGDAAVLLCGTVETTRILSGMLRENPDLFSDNEPLSGEDVPEALPKTKRGQPVQAGQEHTNS, from the coding sequence ATGCACACCAGAACAAGTCTGATGAAGCAGCTGGAGAGGATGGGAATCAATCCGCAGGGGACACTGCTGGTCCATTCCTCGTTCAAAAGCATCGGTGAAGTGGAAGGGGGAGCGGATACCGTACTGGATGTTCTCTCAGAATATATGAAGGAGGGGCTGCTGGTCCTGCCCACCCATACCTGGTCTTATATCGACGGGCAGAATCCGCGCTTCTCGGTGCTGGAGTCGCCCGTCTGCGTGGGGATTCTGCCGGAGCTGTTCCGCAAGCGGCCGAACGTGATCCGTTCCTGGCATCCCACACATTCGGTAGCGGCGCTAGGCAGGGATGCGGCGGTGTTCACAGCCGGAGATGAACGCTGGGATACGCCTTGTGCGCGCGGATCGGTCTACGGCAAGCTGCTGGACCGGGGAGCGGAGATTATGCTGCTCGGTGTGGATCTGCGGAGGAATACGTTCATTCACGGCATAGAAGAGTGGGTGGATATTCCCGGCCGGATGACGGACGGGCATGAGGCGCTCTATACCGTGACGCCGGCAGGAGAGGAGATTGCGGTGCCTTCGCGCAGACACTGCGGACTGTCCTGGTCGCAGCATTTCTGGAAGGTGGAATCTGTGCTGGAAGACGGCGGGGCGATGCGGAGGGGCAGCTTCGGCGATGCCGCGGTTTTGCTCTGCGGCACGGTAGAGACTACGCGTATCCTGAGCGGCATGCTCAGAGAGAACCCGGATCTGTTCTCGGATAACGAGCCGCTCTCCGGGGAGGATGTGCCTGAGGCGCTGCCGAAGACGAAGCGGGGGCAACCTGTACAGGCAGGTCAGGAGCATACTAATAGTTAA
- a CDS encoding voltage-gated chloride channel family protein: MKRTYERWAELAARQSQLALWSTFVKWVILGGMVGLLAGSASALFLASLNAVTQIRLEHAWLLFLLPAGGALVSGMYMRYGKSSSKGNNLILEQIRQGNEAIPLRMAPLVLGGTLITHLFGGSAGREGTAVQMGGSLADSLGRWLRISPLDRRILLMCGISGGFGSIFGTPLAGTVFGLEVIAIGLISHKALLPCFAASFTGDLVASRLWGVHHIHYQVDLFPAMDALVLVKVIFASILFGLCSLLFSELTHYLKRTFTAIIRNPMLKSAAGGLIIIALVYIAGSRDYLGLGLPLISSSFEDGVSPFAFLWKLIFTAFTLGTGFQGGEVTPLFAIGASLGSSLAGVLHLYGPFLASLGFIAVFCGATNTPLACFIMGIELFGSGGAVYMFIACVISYLFSGHSGIYSSQLIGISKSALLPVPEGTTLASAKEQPAPK; the protein is encoded by the coding sequence ATGAAGAGGACGTATGAACGGTGGGCAGAGCTTGCAGCGCGCCAGAGCCAGCTTGCGCTCTGGAGTACATTCGTGAAATGGGTGATCCTGGGGGGAATGGTCGGGCTGCTGGCAGGAAGTGCCTCGGCCTTGTTCCTGGCCAGTCTGAACGCAGTCACCCAGATAAGGCTGGAGCATGCCTGGCTGCTGTTCCTGCTTCCGGCGGGAGGCGCGCTCGTCAGTGGAATGTATATGCGTTACGGCAAGAGCAGCAGCAAGGGTAATAATCTGATTCTGGAGCAGATCCGCCAGGGCAACGAAGCGATTCCGCTGCGCATGGCACCGCTGGTCCTTGGCGGGACGCTGATTACCCATCTCTTCGGCGGGTCAGCCGGACGCGAAGGCACGGCTGTGCAGATGGGCGGCAGTCTGGCAGACAGCCTCGGCCGCTGGCTCAGAATCAGTCCGCTGGACCGCCGAATCCTGCTGATGTGTGGCATCAGCGGCGGCTTCGGCTCCATCTTCGGCACCCCGCTGGCCGGTACGGTATTCGGCCTGGAGGTAATCGCCATCGGACTGATCAGCCATAAGGCGCTGCTGCCCTGTTTTGCCGCCAGCTTCACCGGCGATCTGGTAGCCTCCCGCTTGTGGGGCGTTCACCATATCCACTATCAGGTGGATCTCTTCCCCGCTATGGATGCACTGGTGCTGGTCAAGGTTATATTCGCCTCCATCCTCTTCGGCCTGTGCAGCCTGCTGTTCAGTGAGCTTACCCATTATCTGAAGCGGACCTTCACCGCCATTATCCGTAATCCTATGCTCAAAAGCGCCGCCGGCGGGCTGATCATTATCGCCCTGGTCTACATAGCCGGTTCCCGGGACTATCTGGGGCTGGGCCTTCCGCTGATCAGCAGCTCCTTCGAAGACGGCGTATCGCCTTTCGCTTTTCTATGGAAGCTGATCTTCACCGCGTTCACTCTGGGGACCGGCTTCCAGGGCGGCGAAGTAACGCCGCTATTCGCGATTGGAGCTTCCCTGGGGAGCAGCCTGGCCGGAGTGCTTCATCTATATGGGCCTTTTCTGGCTTCACTTGGCTTCATCGCTGTCTTCTGCGGAGCAACCAATACACCGCTCGCCTGCTTCATAATGGGCATCGAGCTGTTCGGCTCCGGCGGAGCGGTCTATATGTTCATCGCCTGCGTCATCAGCTATCTATTCTCCGGGCACAGCGGAATCTACAGTTCCCAGCTCATCGGTATCTCCAAAAGCGCCTTACTGCCGGTTCCCGAAGGAACGACACTCGCTTCCGCCAAGGAGCAGCCCGCACCAAAGTAA
- a CDS encoding manganese-dependent inorganic pyrophosphatase, with product MTKTLIFGHKNPDTDTICSAIAYAALKKELGWDAEPVRLGDISGETQFALDHFGVEAPRLVENVAAEAEQVILVDHNERQQSANDIDQVRVVEVIDHHRIANFETAYPLYYRAEPVGCTATILNKLYKENGVAIPKNIAGLMLSAIISDSLLFKSPTCTEQDVAAARELAAIAGVDAESYGLDMLKAGADLSDKSIAQLISLDAKEFKMGEYKVEIAQVNAVDVNDVLSKQPELEAALTAIIDDKGLDLFLFVVTDILNNDSVGLALGRVAGAVEQAYNVKLDDNKAVLKGVVSRKSQIVPVLTETIAKL from the coding sequence ATGACAAAAACTTTGATCTTTGGTCACAAAAACCCGGATACAGATACGATCTGCTCAGCCATTGCTTATGCGGCACTGAAGAAGGAATTGGGCTGGGATGCCGAGCCGGTTCGTCTTGGAGACATCAGCGGAGAGACTCAGTTCGCCCTCGACCACTTTGGGGTAGAAGCGCCGCGTCTGGTGGAGAACGTTGCTGCAGAAGCTGAGCAAGTGATTCTGGTTGACCATAATGAACGCCAGCAAAGTGCGAATGATATCGATCAGGTCCGTGTGGTTGAGGTGATTGATCATCACCGGATTGCGAACTTCGAGACCGCCTATCCGCTGTATTACCGGGCTGAGCCGGTCGGCTGTACAGCTACCATTCTGAACAAGCTGTACAAAGAGAATGGCGTGGCCATTCCTAAGAACATCGCCGGTCTGATGCTGTCCGCTATCATTTCCGATTCCTTGCTGTTCAAATCACCGACCTGCACGGAGCAGGATGTGGCTGCTGCGCGTGAGCTGGCGGCTATTGCCGGAGTAGATGCTGAGAGCTATGGCCTGGACATGCTCAAAGCCGGTGCAGACCTGAGCGACAAGAGCATTGCCCAGCTGATCTCTCTGGATGCCAAGGAATTTAAGATGGGTGAATATAAAGTGGAGATTGCCCAGGTTAACGCTGTGGACGTGAATGATGTCCTGTCCAAGCAACCGGAGCTGGAAGCAGCGCTTACCGCGATTATTGATGACAAGGGACTTGATCTGTTCCTGTTCGTGGTTACCGATATCCTGAACAACGATTCCGTGGGTCTCGCCCTGGGCCGCGTAGCAGGCGCTGTAGAGCAGGCTTACAATGTGAAGCTGGATGATAACAAGGCTGTGCTGAAGGGTGTAGTGTCCCGTAAATCACAGATTGTTCCAGTTCTTACCGAGACGATCGCCAAGCTGTAA
- a CDS encoding Glu/Leu/Phe/Val family dehydrogenase, with protein sequence MELFAAMEREDYEEVLFCQDKASGLKAIIAIHDTTLGPALGGTRMWTYATEEEALVDALRLAKGMTYKNAVAGLNLGGGKTVIIGDPHTDKNEAMFRAFGRYIQGLNGRYITAEDVGTTEEDMDIIHQETDFVTGISASYGSSGNPSPATAFGVYQGMRAAAKAAFGSDSLAGRTIAVQGVGNVSFTLCKYLHEEGARLLVADIHREAVNRAVEAYGATAVDPGDIIGADCDIYAPCALGATINDESLPRLRAKVIAGAANNQLKEPRHGDELHKMGIVYAPDYVINAGGVINIADELNGYHKERAYKQIARIYDSITRVLEISRLKGIPAYAAADQLAEERISLLRNSRSTFLLNGQHALSRR encoded by the coding sequence ATGGAATTGTTTGCGGCGATGGAGCGGGAGGATTACGAGGAAGTATTGTTTTGTCAGGATAAGGCATCGGGGCTTAAGGCGATTATTGCAATTCATGACACCACGCTGGGACCGGCGCTTGGCGGAACGAGAATGTGGACCTATGCAACGGAGGAGGAGGCGCTAGTTGACGCCCTTCGTCTGGCTAAAGGCATGACCTATAAGAATGCGGTGGCCGGACTGAATCTGGGCGGCGGCAAGACGGTCATTATCGGTGATCCGCACACAGACAAGAACGAGGCGATGTTCCGCGCCTTCGGCAGATACATACAAGGCTTGAACGGCCGTTACATTACAGCAGAGGATGTAGGCACGACGGAAGAGGATATGGATATTATCCATCAGGAGACCGACTTCGTTACTGGTATATCGGCTTCCTATGGGTCGTCCGGCAACCCCTCACCGGCCACAGCCTTCGGCGTATATCAAGGGATGAGGGCCGCAGCGAAGGCTGCTTTCGGTAGTGATTCCCTGGCAGGCCGAACCATCGCTGTGCAGGGTGTCGGCAATGTATCCTTTACACTATGCAAATATCTGCATGAAGAAGGCGCACGCCTGCTGGTTGCAGATATTCATCGAGAGGCAGTGAACCGGGCTGTAGAGGCTTATGGCGCAACCGCCGTAGACCCGGGCGATATTATTGGAGCAGATTGTGATATCTATGCGCCATGTGCACTTGGTGCCACCATTAATGATGAGTCACTGCCGCGGCTTAGAGCCAAGGTGATTGCAGGAGCTGCCAATAATCAGCTCAAGGAGCCGCGTCACGGGGACGAACTGCACAAGATGGGGATTGTCTACGCTCCGGATTATGTGATTAACGCCGGGGGCGTTATTAATATCGCCGATGAATTGAACGGTTACCACAAGGAACGGGCGTATAAGCAGATAGCCCGAATCTATGACAGCATCACCCGTGTGCTGGAGATCTCCCGCCTGAAGGGGATTCCGGCCTACGCGGCTGCGGATCAGCTTGCAGAAGAACGGATATCCTTGCTGCGCAACAGCCGCAGCACCTTCCTGCTGAACGGACAGCATGCCCTTAGCCGAAGATAA
- a CDS encoding DUF898 family protein gives MGALHMNTAAMNYGSRESYFDGKLIEYIGWCLAGWLVTVCTFGICYPWSVVMLYRWKVEHTVVGGQRLRFDGTAVSLFGQWIKWFLLTVITLGIYGFWVVIKLEQWRTKHTHFQ, from the coding sequence ATGGGAGCACTGCACATGAATACGGCAGCGATGAATTATGGAAGCAGGGAATCTTATTTTGACGGGAAGCTTATTGAGTACATTGGGTGGTGCCTCGCTGGCTGGCTTGTTACGGTCTGTACCTTCGGTATCTGCTATCCCTGGTCAGTAGTAATGCTCTACCGCTGGAAGGTCGAGCATACCGTGGTGGGAGGGCAGCGCCTGCGGTTCGATGGTACAGCCGTCAGCCTATTTGGACAATGGATTAAGTGGTTCCTGCTGACAGTGATTACGCTCGGGATCTACGGCTTCTGGGTGGTCATTAAGCTTGAGCAGTGGAGAACGAAGCACACCCACTTCCAATAA
- a CDS encoding ring-cleaving dioxygenase encodes MSLTLKGLHHVSAITAKAPENYKFYTEVLGLRLIKKTVNQDDVSVYHLFYGDETGNPGTELTFFELPNAGRNRDGNNSISALSLRVPGDDALLFWTQRFTVFGVEHEGITERGGRKTLAFTDHEGQRLILVSDEHNEGMPGGKPWAKSPVPAEYAIVGLGPAHLTVETAEHTALILEDLLGFRRAGSYPSPVAGQPDIIVFETGEGGSGTEIHLEERSDLPQERLGRGGVHHVAFRVDNEEELKQWIERIRSVQLPNSGFVDRFYFRSLYFREPNGILFELATDGPGFATDEEVEHLGEALALPPFLEARREQIEAHLKPLDTRPQV; translated from the coding sequence ATGAGTTTAACACTAAAAGGGCTTCACCATGTATCCGCCATTACCGCCAAAGCGCCGGAGAACTACAAATTCTATACAGAAGTGCTCGGACTCCGCTTGATCAAGAAGACCGTCAACCAGGATGACGTATCCGTCTATCACCTGTTCTACGGGGATGAGACCGGGAATCCCGGCACGGAGCTTACCTTCTTCGAGCTGCCAAACGCAGGGCGTAACCGTGATGGCAACAACAGCATCTCCGCACTCTCCCTGCGTGTTCCCGGGGATGATGCCCTGCTCTTCTGGACACAGCGCTTCACCGTGTTCGGCGTAGAGCATGAGGGAATCACCGAACGCGGCGGCCGCAAGACGCTGGCCTTCACCGACCATGAGGGCCAGCGCCTCATCCTCGTCTCGGATGAGCATAACGAGGGCATGCCCGGCGGCAAGCCTTGGGCCAAGAGCCCGGTACCTGCCGAGTATGCCATTGTCGGACTGGGACCGGCACATCTGACCGTCGAGACTGCTGAGCATACAGCCCTGATTCTGGAGGACCTGCTCGGCTTCCGCCGCGCAGGCAGTTATCCTTCTCCGGTGGCGGGCCAGCCGGATATTATCGTGTTCGAGACCGGTGAAGGCGGCTCCGGCACGGAGATCCATCTGGAGGAACGCAGCGATCTTCCGCAGGAGCGCCTGGGACGGGGCGGCGTGCATCATGTAGCCTTCCGCGTTGACAACGAAGAGGAGCTGAAGCAGTGGATTGAACGTATCCGCAGCGTACAGCTTCCGAACTCAGGCTTTGTGGACCGCTTCTACTTCCGCTCCCTGTACTTCCGGGAGCCGAACGGTATTCTGTTCGAGCTGGCAACGGACGGACCGGGATTCGCCACGGATGAGGAGGTCGAGCATCTGGGTGAGGCGCTGGCCCTGCCGCCGTTCCTGGAAGCAAGGCGTGAACAGATTGAGGCCCACTTGAAGCCGCTGGATACCCGTCCGCAAGTCTGA
- a CDS encoding MraY family glycosyltransferase, with protein sequence MLYGLAFLVSFFIVYLLIPPLARLAFRLDFVDRPREDVERKIHREPIPLTASYAIFVGFFITYLLFAREFTLETLALFIGGVLLLTIGTIDDWYKTKGKDFPALPKFIVQIAAAVLVFFSGNAFTGFINPFSGDYISLPFILQFLLTIIWIFGVTTVINFSDGMDGLAGGLTAISAVTLFVVALTMGQSTSAYMAISLIGVTLAYLRFNKAPAKIFMGDAGATFLGFILAVIALDGAFKQATVLSLFIPILALGVPIFDNIFVVIRRFLKGQAIYQADATQVHYRLLKAGLNQKQVVGVLYLASVCLSLSSIILLLIQT encoded by the coding sequence ATTTTATACGGTTTAGCTTTTCTCGTGTCATTTTTTATCGTTTATCTGCTGATTCCTCCTCTGGCCAGGCTGGCTTTCCGGCTGGATTTCGTGGACAGGCCGAGGGAAGATGTTGAACGCAAAATCCATAGGGAGCCTATCCCGCTAACGGCAAGCTACGCTATATTTGTAGGCTTTTTCATTACATATCTGCTCTTCGCACGTGAATTCACCCTGGAGACGCTCGCCCTGTTCATTGGCGGTGTGCTTCTGCTGACTATAGGAACCATCGATGACTGGTACAAAACCAAAGGCAAGGATTTCCCGGCTCTGCCCAAATTCATCGTACAGATTGCCGCCGCCGTTCTGGTGTTCTTTTCCGGCAATGCGTTTACCGGCTTCATTAATCCGTTCTCAGGTGATTATATCTCACTGCCGTTCATTTTGCAGTTCCTGCTGACGATCATCTGGATCTTCGGGGTCACTACGGTTATTAATTTCTCGGACGGTATGGACGGTCTGGCCGGCGGACTTACAGCGATCTCGGCAGTTACCCTGTTTGTAGTCGCACTCACGATGGGCCAATCTACTTCTGCCTACATGGCAATTTCGCTGATCGGGGTTACGCTGGCGTATTTGCGCTTCAACAAGGCTCCGGCCAAAATCTTCATGGGCGATGCCGGCGCCACCTTCCTAGGCTTCATTCTGGCGGTGATTGCGCTGGACGGTGCCTTCAAGCAGGCCACGGTGTTATCGCTGTTCATTCCGATTCTCGCGCTGGGCGTGCCGATCTTCGACAATATTTTTGTCGTCATCAGACGCTTCCTGAAGGGACAAGCCATCTATCAGGCGGACGCCACTCAGGTTCATTACCGCCTGCTCAAGGCTGGCCTGAACCAGAAACAGGTGGTCGGCGTGCTCTATCTTGCCAGCGTTTGCCTCTCCCTGTCATCCATTATCCTGCTGCTGATTCAGACGTAG